The following coding sequences are from one Salvia hispanica cultivar TCC Black 2014 chromosome 3, UniMelb_Shisp_WGS_1.0, whole genome shotgun sequence window:
- the LOC125214523 gene encoding organelle RRM domain-containing protein 1, chloroplastic-like isoform X4 — MEAQLSSLAAFPPIFAKPSTIPHCNISFPARTTSRDLTSPNSTFPFFTSTIIRAQIASTTSSSTTHSGKFSTRRDNQHWMVVVEAPPPELIARSQIIDYYVSKVRSVLESEKDAQRCIYDASCDTHFGFCCDIDEQRANELASVPGVLSVKPDPDVDSTQKDYSYPSIELSTDSTPLLGSTLLFPAGTTKQWLVRMERPAIGAIRKAQVVDYYVQVLMRVLRNFGFCCELDDECARELADVPGVLSIQPDKNFGSDDKDYAGKNTGASENSSASTLANNIRTKKLFVTGLSFYTSEKTLRAAFEGFGQLVQVRIIMDKISKRSKGYAFVEYTTEEAASTALREMNGKIINGWMITVDVAKTNPPKFSMSQTGATAAS; from the exons ATGGAAGCACAGCTCTCTTCTTTAGCGGCGTTTCCACCAATCTTTGCTAAACCTTCCACAATCCCACACTGCAACATCTCCTTCCCCGCCAGAACAACTTCTCGAGACCTCACCTCTCCAAATTctacttttccattttttactTCGACAATTATAAGAGCACAAATTGCTTCAACCACCTCTTCTTCAACGACCCATTCTGGAAAATTCAGCACTCGCCGCGATAATCAGCATTGGATGGTGGTGGTCGAAGCCCCGCCGCCTGAGCTCATCGCTAGGTCCCAAATTATCGATTACTATGTCAGCAAAGTTAGAAGCGTTTTGGAGAG TGAGAAGGATGCTCAGAGGTGTATATATGATGCTTCCTGTGATACCCATTTTGGCTTTTGCTGTGACATTGATGAACAAAGAGCTAATGAGCTAGCAA GTGTGCCTGGAGTGTTATCTGTTAAGCCAGACCCCGATGTTGATTCCACGCAGAAAGACTACAGCTATCCGAGTATTGAACTGAGTACTGATTCAACGCCTTTGCTTGGAAGCACATTGCTGTTTCCTGCTGGGACTACTAAGCAGTGGCTTGTTCGGATGGAGAGACCAGCAATCGGAGCCATCAGAAAGGCGCAAGTGGTTGATTATTACGTTCAAGTCTTGATGAGGGTTTTGAGGAA TTTCGGTTTCTGCTGTGAACTAGATGATGAGTGCGCTCGAGAGTTAGCTG ATGTGCCTGGTGTTCTATCAATCCAGCCAGACAAAAACTTTGGTTCAGATGATAAAGATTATGCAG GTAAGAATACTGGAGCCTCTGAAAATTCTTCAGCTTCGACACTGGCAAACAATATTCGTACAAAGAAGCTCTTCGTGACTG GTCTGTCCTTCTACACGTCTGAGAAAACATTACGTGCAGCGTTTGAAGGTTTTGGTCAGCTCGTTCAAG TTAGAATCATAATGGACAAGATCTCCAAGAGGTCGAAAGGCTATGCCTTTGTCGAATACACTACGGAAGAGGCTGCGAGCACTGCACTCAGAGAAATGAATGGAAAG ATCATCAACGGCTGGATGATAACAGTCGATGTTGCCAAGACCAACCCACCAAAGTTCAGCATGTCCCAAACAGGAGCCACTGCTGCATCTTGA
- the LOC125214523 gene encoding organelle RRM domain-containing protein 1, chloroplastic-like isoform X1, with translation MEAQLSSLAAFPPIFAKPSTIPHCNISFPARTTSRDLTSPNSTFPFFTSTIIRAQIASTTSSSTTHSGKFSTRRDNQHWMVVVEAPPPELIARSQIIDYYVSKVRSVLESEKDAQRCIYDASCDTHFGFCCDIDEQRANELASVPGVLSVKPDPDVDSTQKDYSYPSIELSTDSTPLLGSTLLFPAGTTKQWLVRMERPAIGAIRKAQVVDYYVQVLMRVLRNESDAQMCIYHISWQSSFGFCCELDDECARELADIIIGADVPGVLSIQPDKNFGSDDKDYAGKNTGASENSSASTLANNIRTKKLFVTGLSFYTSEKTLRAAFEGFGQLVQVRIIMDKISKRSKGYAFVEYTTEEAASTALREMNGKIINGWMITVDVAKTNPPKFSMSQTGATAAS, from the exons ATGGAAGCACAGCTCTCTTCTTTAGCGGCGTTTCCACCAATCTTTGCTAAACCTTCCACAATCCCACACTGCAACATCTCCTTCCCCGCCAGAACAACTTCTCGAGACCTCACCTCTCCAAATTctacttttccattttttactTCGACAATTATAAGAGCACAAATTGCTTCAACCACCTCTTCTTCAACGACCCATTCTGGAAAATTCAGCACTCGCCGCGATAATCAGCATTGGATGGTGGTGGTCGAAGCCCCGCCGCCTGAGCTCATCGCTAGGTCCCAAATTATCGATTACTATGTCAGCAAAGTTAGAAGCGTTTTGGAGAG TGAGAAGGATGCTCAGAGGTGTATATATGATGCTTCCTGTGATACCCATTTTGGCTTTTGCTGTGACATTGATGAACAAAGAGCTAATGAGCTAGCAA GTGTGCCTGGAGTGTTATCTGTTAAGCCAGACCCCGATGTTGATTCCACGCAGAAAGACTACAGCTATCCGAGTATTGAACTGAGTACTGATTCAACGCCTTTGCTTGGAAGCACATTGCTGTTTCCTGCTGGGACTACTAAGCAGTGGCTTGTTCGGATGGAGAGACCAGCAATCGGAGCCATCAGAAAGGCGCAAGTGGTTGATTATTACGTTCAAGTCTTGATGAGGGTTTTGAGGAA TGAGAGTGATGCTCAGATGTGTATTTACCACATTTCCTGGCAATCCAGTTTCGGTTTCTGCTGTGAACTAGATGATGAGTGCGCTCGAGAGTTAGCTG ATATAATCATCGGTGCAGATGTGCCTGGTGTTCTATCAATCCAGCCAGACAAAAACTTTGGTTCAGATGATAAAGATTATGCAG GTAAGAATACTGGAGCCTCTGAAAATTCTTCAGCTTCGACACTGGCAAACAATATTCGTACAAAGAAGCTCTTCGTGACTG GTCTGTCCTTCTACACGTCTGAGAAAACATTACGTGCAGCGTTTGAAGGTTTTGGTCAGCTCGTTCAAG TTAGAATCATAATGGACAAGATCTCCAAGAGGTCGAAAGGCTATGCCTTTGTCGAATACACTACGGAAGAGGCTGCGAGCACTGCACTCAGAGAAATGAATGGAAAG ATCATCAACGGCTGGATGATAACAGTCGATGTTGCCAAGACCAACCCACCAAAGTTCAGCATGTCCCAAACAGGAGCCACTGCTGCATCTTGA
- the LOC125214523 gene encoding organelle RRM domain-containing protein 1, chloroplastic-like isoform X3, with protein MEAQLSSLAAFPPIFAKPSTIPHCNISFPARTTSRDLTSPNSTFPFFTSTIIRAQIASTTSSSTTHSGKFSTRRDNQHWMVVVEAPPPELIARSQIIDYYVSKVRSVLESEKDAQRCIYDASCDTHFGFCCDIDEQRANELASVPGVLSVKPDPDVDSTQKDYSYPSIELSTDSTPLLGSTLLFPAGTTKQWLVRMERPAIGAIRKAQVVDYYVQVLMRVLRNFGFCCELDDECARELADIIIGADVPGVLSIQPDKNFGSDDKDYAGKNTGASENSSASTLANNIRTKKLFVTGLSFYTSEKTLRAAFEGFGQLVQVRIIMDKISKRSKGYAFVEYTTEEAASTALREMNGKIINGWMITVDVAKTNPPKFSMSQTGATAAS; from the exons ATGGAAGCACAGCTCTCTTCTTTAGCGGCGTTTCCACCAATCTTTGCTAAACCTTCCACAATCCCACACTGCAACATCTCCTTCCCCGCCAGAACAACTTCTCGAGACCTCACCTCTCCAAATTctacttttccattttttactTCGACAATTATAAGAGCACAAATTGCTTCAACCACCTCTTCTTCAACGACCCATTCTGGAAAATTCAGCACTCGCCGCGATAATCAGCATTGGATGGTGGTGGTCGAAGCCCCGCCGCCTGAGCTCATCGCTAGGTCCCAAATTATCGATTACTATGTCAGCAAAGTTAGAAGCGTTTTGGAGAG TGAGAAGGATGCTCAGAGGTGTATATATGATGCTTCCTGTGATACCCATTTTGGCTTTTGCTGTGACATTGATGAACAAAGAGCTAATGAGCTAGCAA GTGTGCCTGGAGTGTTATCTGTTAAGCCAGACCCCGATGTTGATTCCACGCAGAAAGACTACAGCTATCCGAGTATTGAACTGAGTACTGATTCAACGCCTTTGCTTGGAAGCACATTGCTGTTTCCTGCTGGGACTACTAAGCAGTGGCTTGTTCGGATGGAGAGACCAGCAATCGGAGCCATCAGAAAGGCGCAAGTGGTTGATTATTACGTTCAAGTCTTGATGAGGGTTTTGAGGAA TTTCGGTTTCTGCTGTGAACTAGATGATGAGTGCGCTCGAGAGTTAGCTG ATATAATCATCGGTGCAGATGTGCCTGGTGTTCTATCAATCCAGCCAGACAAAAACTTTGGTTCAGATGATAAAGATTATGCAG GTAAGAATACTGGAGCCTCTGAAAATTCTTCAGCTTCGACACTGGCAAACAATATTCGTACAAAGAAGCTCTTCGTGACTG GTCTGTCCTTCTACACGTCTGAGAAAACATTACGTGCAGCGTTTGAAGGTTTTGGTCAGCTCGTTCAAG TTAGAATCATAATGGACAAGATCTCCAAGAGGTCGAAAGGCTATGCCTTTGTCGAATACACTACGGAAGAGGCTGCGAGCACTGCACTCAGAGAAATGAATGGAAAG ATCATCAACGGCTGGATGATAACAGTCGATGTTGCCAAGACCAACCCACCAAAGTTCAGCATGTCCCAAACAGGAGCCACTGCTGCATCTTGA
- the LOC125214523 gene encoding organelle RRM domain-containing protein 1, chloroplastic-like isoform X2: protein MEAQLSSLAAFPPIFAKPSTIPHCNISFPARTTSRDLTSPNSTFPFFTSTIIRAQIASTTSSSTTHSGKFSTRRDNQHWMVVVEAPPPELIARSQIIDYYVSKVRSVLESEKDAQRCIYDASCDTHFGFCCDIDEQRANELASVPGVLSVKPDPDVDSTQKDYSYPSIELSTDSTPLLGSTLLFPAGTTKQWLVRMERPAIGAIRKAQVVDYYVQVLMRVLRNESDAQMCIYHISWQSSFGFCCELDDECARELADVPGVLSIQPDKNFGSDDKDYAGKNTGASENSSASTLANNIRTKKLFVTGLSFYTSEKTLRAAFEGFGQLVQVRIIMDKISKRSKGYAFVEYTTEEAASTALREMNGKIINGWMITVDVAKTNPPKFSMSQTGATAAS from the exons ATGGAAGCACAGCTCTCTTCTTTAGCGGCGTTTCCACCAATCTTTGCTAAACCTTCCACAATCCCACACTGCAACATCTCCTTCCCCGCCAGAACAACTTCTCGAGACCTCACCTCTCCAAATTctacttttccattttttactTCGACAATTATAAGAGCACAAATTGCTTCAACCACCTCTTCTTCAACGACCCATTCTGGAAAATTCAGCACTCGCCGCGATAATCAGCATTGGATGGTGGTGGTCGAAGCCCCGCCGCCTGAGCTCATCGCTAGGTCCCAAATTATCGATTACTATGTCAGCAAAGTTAGAAGCGTTTTGGAGAG TGAGAAGGATGCTCAGAGGTGTATATATGATGCTTCCTGTGATACCCATTTTGGCTTTTGCTGTGACATTGATGAACAAAGAGCTAATGAGCTAGCAA GTGTGCCTGGAGTGTTATCTGTTAAGCCAGACCCCGATGTTGATTCCACGCAGAAAGACTACAGCTATCCGAGTATTGAACTGAGTACTGATTCAACGCCTTTGCTTGGAAGCACATTGCTGTTTCCTGCTGGGACTACTAAGCAGTGGCTTGTTCGGATGGAGAGACCAGCAATCGGAGCCATCAGAAAGGCGCAAGTGGTTGATTATTACGTTCAAGTCTTGATGAGGGTTTTGAGGAA TGAGAGTGATGCTCAGATGTGTATTTACCACATTTCCTGGCAATCCAGTTTCGGTTTCTGCTGTGAACTAGATGATGAGTGCGCTCGAGAGTTAGCTG ATGTGCCTGGTGTTCTATCAATCCAGCCAGACAAAAACTTTGGTTCAGATGATAAAGATTATGCAG GTAAGAATACTGGAGCCTCTGAAAATTCTTCAGCTTCGACACTGGCAAACAATATTCGTACAAAGAAGCTCTTCGTGACTG GTCTGTCCTTCTACACGTCTGAGAAAACATTACGTGCAGCGTTTGAAGGTTTTGGTCAGCTCGTTCAAG TTAGAATCATAATGGACAAGATCTCCAAGAGGTCGAAAGGCTATGCCTTTGTCGAATACACTACGGAAGAGGCTGCGAGCACTGCACTCAGAGAAATGAATGGAAAG ATCATCAACGGCTGGATGATAACAGTCGATGTTGCCAAGACCAACCCACCAAAGTTCAGCATGTCCCAAACAGGAGCCACTGCTGCATCTTGA